From a single Nocardioides sp. dk884 genomic region:
- a CDS encoding HNH endonuclease signature motif containing protein, giving the protein MASPELPDCDTPAAVLAFAQRRRAAAQRAEIEVLEAALVWASMHPEESVAEAPTTGLVFGELAVPLAGEGAPLVAEFAPMEFGAAIGMSTDSARALVGDALELAHRLKRTWKLVRAGKVPLWKARRLAQLTTTLPMDGAEFVDRQLAAFVGKISWAGIERLVDQARVAFDPEGAEKERLAAAEGRRFDVHTREATHDGTVHVEGVLDLADAIDLDTAIRQGAEELAALGSTESLDVRRSMAAGELARRQLAFDLRAEAGDGAAPVVKPRQVVIHVHLSHAAISRDEAGIAQVEETRSIVSTEQVREWCSGDAQVVIKPIIDLEAHHHTDAYAIPDRLVEQTRLAQPVCAFPWCERLARRCDTDHVVAHGASPTGGPTCSCNLAPLCRRHHRAKTHTAWTYDKADAATYVWRSPHGLHLIKDSGTTRLVTAHPPDD; this is encoded by the coding sequence ATGGCCTCCCCCGAACTCCCCGACTGCGACACCCCAGCCGCCGTGCTGGCGTTCGCACAGCGCCGCCGGGCTGCCGCCCAGCGGGCGGAGATCGAGGTCTTAGAGGCCGCTCTGGTGTGGGCGTCGATGCACCCGGAGGAGTCGGTCGCCGAGGCGCCGACCACCGGGTTGGTCTTCGGCGAGCTCGCGGTGCCCCTTGCTGGGGAGGGTGCTCCGCTGGTGGCGGAGTTCGCGCCGATGGAGTTCGGTGCCGCGATCGGCATGTCGACCGACTCCGCGCGGGCGCTGGTCGGTGATGCGCTGGAGCTGGCACACCGGCTGAAGCGGACCTGGAAGCTGGTCCGGGCCGGCAAGGTCCCGCTGTGGAAGGCCCGGCGGTTGGCGCAGCTGACCACCACGCTGCCGATGGACGGCGCGGAGTTCGTTGACCGCCAGCTCGCCGCCTTCGTCGGGAAGATCAGCTGGGCCGGGATCGAACGGCTCGTCGACCAGGCCCGCGTCGCCTTCGACCCCGAAGGTGCGGAGAAGGAACGTCTCGCCGCTGCCGAGGGACGCCGCTTCGACGTCCACACCCGCGAGGCCACCCACGACGGCACCGTCCACGTCGAAGGTGTCCTCGACCTCGCCGACGCGATCGACCTGGACACCGCGATCCGGCAGGGCGCCGAGGAGCTCGCGGCCCTCGGATCCACCGAGTCGTTGGACGTGCGCCGATCCATGGCCGCCGGTGAGCTCGCCCGGCGCCAGCTCGCCTTCGACCTCCGGGCGGAGGCCGGCGACGGTGCCGCACCGGTGGTCAAGCCCCGCCAGGTCGTCATCCACGTGCACCTTTCCCACGCAGCGATCTCCCGTGATGAGGCCGGGATTGCGCAGGTCGAGGAGACCCGCAGCATCGTGTCGACCGAGCAGGTCCGCGAGTGGTGCAGCGGCGACGCCCAGGTGGTCATCAAGCCGATCATCGACCTCGAGGCCCACCACCACACCGACGCCTACGCGATCCCCGACCGGTTGGTCGAGCAGACCCGTCTGGCCCAGCCGGTCTGCGCCTTCCCGTGGTGCGAGCGCCTCGCCCGCCGCTGCGACACCGACCACGTCGTCGCCCACGGCGCCAGCCCGACCGGCGGCCCGACGTGCAGTTGCAACCTCGCCCCGCTCTGCCGCCGACATCACCGGGCCAAGACCCACACCGCCTGGACCTATGACAAGGCCGACGCGGCCACCTACGTCTGGCGATCCCCGCACGGGTTGCACCTGATCAAGGACAGTGGCACCACGCGCCTCGTCACCGCGCACCCACCGGACGATTGA
- a CDS encoding carbohydrate kinase family protein gives MSLLIAGSIATDHLMSFGGRFEDSLVVEQLSKLSVSFLVDDLEIRRGGVAPNICFGLAGLGLRPVLVGAAGEDFADYRSWLERHGVDCSHVRISESKHTARFVCTTDTTMAQFASFYPGAMSEARLIELEPIVARVGAPTYVLIGADDPDGMLRHTEECRQRGYPFIADPSQQLAFGEGDLIRQLVDGAAILLTNEYESHLIEQKTGWSADDVLARVGIQVTTLGKDGVRVLRKGEEPIVVPAARNVTAIEPTGVGDGFRAGFLAASEWGLGLERAAQVGCVLAAYVVETVGTQEYSFTRAEFLARFEDSYGDAAAAEVAPHLAV, from the coding sequence ATGTCTCTGCTGATCGCCGGATCGATCGCCACCGACCACCTCATGTCGTTCGGAGGGCGCTTCGAGGACTCCCTCGTTGTCGAGCAGCTGAGCAAGCTCTCGGTCTCCTTCCTCGTCGACGACCTCGAGATCCGCCGCGGCGGTGTCGCGCCCAACATCTGCTTCGGGCTGGCCGGCCTCGGTCTGCGCCCGGTGCTGGTCGGCGCGGCCGGCGAGGACTTCGCCGACTACCGCTCCTGGCTGGAGCGCCACGGCGTGGACTGCTCGCACGTGCGCATCTCCGAGAGCAAGCACACCGCGCGCTTCGTGTGCACCACCGACACCACGATGGCGCAGTTCGCCTCCTTCTACCCCGGCGCGATGAGCGAGGCCCGGCTGATCGAGCTGGAGCCGATCGTCGCCCGGGTCGGGGCCCCGACCTACGTGCTGATCGGCGCCGACGACCCCGACGGCATGCTGCGCCACACCGAGGAGTGCCGCCAGCGCGGCTACCCGTTCATCGCCGACCCCAGCCAGCAGCTGGCCTTCGGCGAGGGCGACCTGATCCGCCAGCTCGTCGACGGCGCCGCGATCCTGCTCACCAACGAGTACGAGTCGCACCTGATCGAGCAGAAGACCGGGTGGTCGGCCGACGACGTGCTGGCCCGGGTCGGCATCCAGGTCACCACCCTCGGCAAGGACGGCGTGCGCGTGCTGCGCAAGGGCGAGGAGCCGATCGTGGTCCCCGCGGCCCGCAACGTCACCGCCATCGAGCCGACCGGCGTCGGCGACGGCTTCCGGGCCGGTTTCCTGGCCGCCTCCGAGTGGGGGCTCGGCCTCGAGCGGGCCGCCCAGGTCGGCTGCGTGCTCGCCGCCTACGTGGTCGAGACCGTCGGCACCCAGGAGTACTCCTTCACCCGCGCGGAGTTCCTGGCCCGCTTCGAGGACTCCTACGGCGACGCCGCGGCCGCCGAGGTCGCCCCGCACCTCGCCGTCTGA
- the ctaD gene encoding cytochrome c oxidase subunit I: MTTTDHKLIGKMYLITSFVWFCVGGLMALLIRSELTFPGQQVVNDELYNQLFTMHGTIMLLLFATPLFFGFANVMMPIQIGAPDVAFPRLNMLSYWLFLFGGLIAASGFLTPQGAADFGWFAYTPLSDAVRSPGVGGDLWIMGLYIAGIGTILGAVNFITTIICMRAPGMTMFRMPLFTWNTLITSLLVLLAFPILGGALLSLEADRLLGAHIFDTAHGGPILWQHLFWFFGHPEVYIIALPFFGIATEILPVFSRKPIFGYVGLVGATLGIAILSVAVWAHHMFVTGAVDLPFFSGMTFLIAVPTGVKFFNWIGTMWGGSVSFETPMLWTIGFLTTFLFGGLTGVILASPPLDFHVSDSYFVVAHFHYVVFGTVVFAMFAGFYFWWPKFTGRMLDERLGKVHFWLLFIGFHLTFLVQHWLGVEGMPRRYADYLPEDGFTALNQVSTVGAFLLSFSMLPFFYNVYVSRRNPKIEVDDPWGWGRSLEWATSCPPPRHNFHSLPRIRSESPAFDLHHPEVAALELEENEAARDGFADAPDMEGRQQVIDERTHETPEDKS, encoded by the coding sequence ATGACGACCACCGATCACAAGCTGATCGGCAAGATGTACCTGATCACCTCGTTCGTGTGGTTCTGCGTCGGCGGCCTGATGGCGCTGCTGATCCGTTCCGAGCTGACCTTCCCGGGTCAGCAGGTCGTGAACGACGAGCTGTACAACCAGCTGTTCACCATGCACGGCACGATCATGCTGCTGCTGTTCGCGACGCCGCTGTTCTTCGGCTTCGCCAACGTGATGATGCCGATCCAGATCGGCGCTCCCGACGTGGCGTTCCCGCGGCTGAACATGCTCAGCTACTGGCTGTTCCTGTTCGGTGGCCTGATCGCGGCGTCCGGCTTCCTCACCCCGCAGGGCGCGGCCGACTTCGGCTGGTTCGCCTACACGCCGCTGTCGGACGCGGTCCGCTCGCCGGGTGTGGGCGGTGACCTGTGGATCATGGGTCTCTACATCGCCGGTATCGGCACGATCCTCGGTGCGGTCAACTTCATCACCACGATCATCTGCATGCGCGCCCCCGGCATGACCATGTTCCGGATGCCGCTGTTCACCTGGAACACCCTGATCACCAGCCTGCTGGTGCTGCTCGCCTTCCCGATCCTCGGTGGCGCGCTGCTCTCCCTGGAGGCCGACCGCCTGCTTGGGGCGCACATCTTCGACACCGCCCACGGCGGTCCGATCCTGTGGCAGCACCTGTTCTGGTTCTTCGGCCACCCGGAGGTCTACATCATCGCGCTGCCGTTCTTCGGCATCGCGACCGAGATCCTGCCGGTCTTCAGCCGCAAGCCGATCTTCGGCTACGTCGGCCTGGTCGGCGCGACCCTCGGCATCGCGATCCTCTCGGTCGCGGTGTGGGCCCACCACATGTTCGTCACCGGCGCGGTCGATCTGCCGTTCTTCTCCGGCATGACGTTCTTGATCGCGGTGCCAACCGGAGTGAAGTTCTTCAACTGGATCGGCACGATGTGGGGCGGATCGGTGTCCTTCGAGACCCCGATGCTGTGGACGATCGGCTTCCTCACCACCTTCCTCTTCGGTGGTCTGACCGGTGTCATCCTGGCGAGCCCGCCGCTGGACTTCCACGTCTCGGACTCCTACTTCGTGGTCGCGCACTTCCACTACGTCGTGTTCGGCACCGTGGTGTTCGCGATGTTCGCCGGCTTCTACTTCTGGTGGCCCAAGTTCACCGGACGGATGCTCGACGAGCGCCTGGGCAAGGTCCACTTCTGGCTGCTGTTCATCGGCTTCCACCTGACGTTCCTCGTGCAGCACTGGCTCGGTGTCGAGGGCATGCCGCGTCGCTACGCCGACTACCTGCCCGAGGACGGCTTCACCGCCCTCAACCAGGTCTCGACGGTGGGCGCGTTCCTGCTCAGCTTCTCGATGCTGCCGTTCTTCTACAACGTCTACGTCTCGCGTCGTAACCCGAAGATCGAGGTGGACGACCCGTGGGGCTGGGGCCGCTCCCTGGAGTGGGCCACCAGCTGCCCGCCGCCGCGGCACAACTTCCACAGCCTGCCGCGGATCCGCTCGGAGTCGCCGGCGTTCGACCTGCACCACCCCGAGGTGGCGGCACTCGAGCTGGAGGAGAACGAGGCGGCCCGTGACGGCTTCGCCGACGCTCCCGACATGGAGGGTCGCCAGCAGGTCATCGACGAGCGCACCCACGAGACCCCGGAGGACAAGTCCTGA
- a CDS encoding glycerate kinase: protein MRILVAPDKFAGTLTAVQAAQAVAAGWHRQAPDDEVDLAPMSDGGPGFVDVLHAALGGDLLAVTVRGPGREQVPGTVLRVGDTAYVESAQACGIHLTGGAWESATTLGVGDLVAAAIDSGARRVVVGLGGSGTDDGGAGLLHALGASADADLDRGPAGLAGITAVDLAAARARVAGVELVAASDVDNPLTGLFGATKVFGPQKGVPQDRLVGVDAWLEGFAEATDRRLSLAKGAGAAGGLGFALLLLGGTREPGLGLVSAAVRLPERARAADLVVTGEGAFDISSRAGKVPYGVGEVAAEALRPCVVLAGKVQVGAREMRTLGVESAYSLVDLVGEEQALAEPAAALEQLAARVARTWSR from the coding sequence ATGCGGATCCTCGTGGCGCCCGACAAGTTCGCCGGCACCCTCACGGCCGTGCAGGCCGCCCAGGCGGTGGCCGCGGGCTGGCACCGCCAGGCACCTGACGACGAGGTCGACCTCGCGCCGATGTCCGACGGCGGTCCCGGTTTCGTCGACGTGCTGCACGCCGCGCTCGGCGGGGACCTGCTCGCGGTCACCGTCCGGGGCCCCGGGCGCGAGCAGGTGCCCGGGACGGTGCTGCGGGTCGGCGACACGGCGTACGTCGAGTCCGCGCAGGCCTGCGGCATCCACCTGACCGGCGGCGCCTGGGAGAGCGCGACGACGCTGGGCGTCGGCGACCTGGTCGCCGCGGCGATCGACAGCGGCGCGCGGCGGGTGGTCGTCGGGCTCGGCGGGTCGGGGACCGACGACGGCGGCGCCGGGCTGCTGCACGCGCTCGGCGCGAGCGCGGACGCCGATCTCGACCGCGGCCCGGCCGGACTGGCCGGGATCACCGCCGTCGACCTTGCGGCTGCGCGTGCCCGGGTCGCGGGGGTGGAGCTGGTCGCGGCCAGCGACGTCGACAACCCGCTCACCGGGCTCTTCGGCGCGACGAAGGTCTTCGGTCCCCAGAAGGGGGTGCCGCAGGACCGCCTCGTCGGGGTCGATGCGTGGCTGGAGGGCTTCGCCGAGGCCACCGACCGGCGCCTGTCGCTGGCCAAGGGGGCCGGCGCCGCCGGTGGCCTCGGCTTCGCGCTGCTGCTCCTCGGTGGCACCCGCGAGCCCGGGCTCGGCCTGGTCTCCGCGGCCGTGCGGCTGCCCGAGCGGGCCCGTGCGGCCGACCTCGTGGTCACCGGCGAGGGTGCCTTCGACATCAGCAGCCGCGCCGGCAAGGTCCCGTACGGCGTGGGTGAGGTCGCGGCCGAGGCGCTGCGCCCCTGCGTGGTGCTCGCCGGCAAGGTGCAGGTCGGGGCCCGCGAGATGCGGACCCTCGGCGTGGAGTCGGCGTACTCGCTGGTGGACCTGGTGGGGGAGGAGCAGGCGTTGGCCGAGCCCGCCGCTGCCCTGGAGCAGCTCGCGGCCCGCGTGGCCCGCACCTGGTCGCGCTGA
- a CDS encoding cytochrome c oxidase subunit 4: MKAEAWIFATCAIFFTLVTPAYWLITDASDTGADWTGTSALAMATFLAIMVSLYLGFHAKRMDPRPEDRKEAEIVEGAGELGFFPPYSWWPLWCASAIAVIAVGIAFLAWWLVIIGFALGALALCGLVFEYYRGEHAH, encoded by the coding sequence ATGAAGGCCGAAGCCTGGATCTTCGCCACCTGCGCGATCTTCTTCACGCTGGTCACCCCGGCCTACTGGCTCATCACCGACGCCAGCGACACCGGCGCCGACTGGACCGGTACGTCGGCCCTCGCGATGGCGACGTTCCTCGCCATCATGGTCTCCCTCTACCTGGGGTTCCACGCCAAGCGCATGGACCCCCGTCCCGAGGACCGCAAGGAGGCGGAGATCGTGGAGGGCGCCGGTGAGCTCGGCTTCTTCCCGCCGTACTCCTGGTGGCCGCTGTGGTGCGCGAGCGCCATCGCCGTGATCGCCGTCGGCATCGCGTTCCTCGCCTGGTGGCTGGTGATCATCGGGTTCGCCCTCGGCGCCCTGGCCCTGTGCGGCCTGGTGTTCGAGTACTACCGCGGTGAGCACGCCCACTGA
- the coxB gene encoding cytochrome c oxidase subunit II has product MSLQLPRRRAGSGARRVLLPAALAASTLALAGCSVDEGAIKRIAMPEPATTQGEHTLALWQGAWIAALATGVLVWGLIFYVIWRYRRRHADEVPIQTRYNLPLEIFYTIAPIMMVVVFFAHTVRTQNAVLEESPTPDNIVEVTAQQWSWTFNHGVGEPDYAAEEDSNDDEWAYDEYVWELGTGSYIPTLVLPVGETTRFNLHSPDVIHSFGIPGFLMKMDVIPGRVNHFEVTPKTEGTYVGKCYELCGVYHSRMLFNVEVVSPEQYDEYVADLAADKTSTSPLRGQEDARTQAGLAGEDESEGDTE; this is encoded by the coding sequence TTGAGTCTGCAACTCCCCAGGCGCAGGGCCGGATCCGGCGCTCGCCGGGTCCTCCTGCCAGCTGCCCTGGCTGCCAGCACGCTCGCTCTCGCCGGCTGCTCCGTCGACGAGGGCGCCATCAAGCGGATCGCCATGCCCGAACCGGCCACTACCCAGGGTGAGCACACCCTTGCCCTGTGGCAGGGCGCCTGGATCGCGGCGCTCGCCACGGGCGTGCTCGTGTGGGGCCTGATCTTCTACGTGATCTGGCGTTACCGCCGACGCCACGCTGATGAGGTCCCGATCCAGACGCGCTACAACCTGCCGCTCGAGATCTTCTACACGATCGCGCCGATCATGATGGTGGTCGTGTTCTTCGCGCACACCGTCCGCACGCAGAACGCGGTTCTCGAGGAGAGCCCCACCCCCGACAACATCGTCGAGGTGACCGCTCAGCAGTGGTCGTGGACCTTCAACCACGGTGTCGGCGAGCCCGACTACGCCGCGGAGGAGGACTCCAACGACGACGAGTGGGCCTACGACGAGTACGTCTGGGAGCTGGGCACTGGTTCCTACATCCCGACGCTTGTGCTGCCGGTCGGTGAGACGACCCGCTTCAACCTGCACTCGCCCGACGTCATCCACAGCTTCGGCATCCCCGGCTTCCTGATGAAGATGGACGTCATCCCCGGCCGGGTGAACCACTTCGAGGTCACCCCGAAGACCGAGGGCACCTACGTCGGCAAGTGCTACGAGCTCTGCGGCGTGTACCACTCGCGGATGCTGTTCAACGTGGAGGTCGTCAGCCCCGAGCAGTACGACGAGTACGTGGCCGACCTGGCCGCGGACAAGACGAGCACCAGCCCCCTCCGGGGCCAGGAGGACGCTCGCACGCAGGCTGGCCTTGCGGGCGAGGACGAGTCTGAGGGAGACACCGAGTGA
- a CDS encoding GNAT family N-acetyltransferase: protein MVEQGDPVIVRPMTPADVPAAERLSAAAFLEVERRHLPRSLPEPQARPADRGESWARRTLHLLRTDPGGCWVAEEGDTMVGFATSFVRETTWCLATYAVLPGRQGRGTGVQLLAAAMHHGRACLRGMVSAMADPQAARRYRLAGFTLHPQMHLTGTVDRAEIPVIEKVRDGSAGDVDLMDSVDRATRGAGHGPDHELLLGEQRLLVSDTTTGSGYVYVEPGGSVGLLAATNRRTAARLLWAALAESDGPVRLGHLTAANTWALDVGLAARLELGQGGYLALRGMRPPTPYVHHGTLL, encoded by the coding sequence ATGGTGGAGCAGGGCGATCCCGTCATCGTGCGGCCGATGACGCCGGCGGACGTGCCGGCCGCCGAGCGGCTGAGCGCCGCGGCGTTCCTGGAGGTCGAGCGGCGCCACCTCCCCCGCTCGCTTCCCGAGCCGCAGGCGCGCCCCGCCGACCGCGGCGAGTCCTGGGCGCGCCGCACCCTCCACCTGCTGCGCACCGATCCCGGCGGCTGCTGGGTCGCCGAGGAGGGCGACACGATGGTCGGGTTCGCGACGTCGTTCGTGCGCGAGACCACCTGGTGCCTCGCGACGTACGCCGTGCTGCCGGGCCGCCAGGGCCGCGGGACCGGGGTCCAGCTGCTCGCGGCCGCGATGCACCACGGCCGCGCCTGCCTGCGGGGCATGGTGAGCGCGATGGCCGACCCGCAGGCCGCCCGGCGCTACCGCCTGGCCGGGTTCACCCTGCACCCGCAGATGCACCTGACCGGCACCGTCGACCGGGCCGAGATCCCCGTGATCGAGAAGGTGCGTGACGGCTCGGCCGGCGACGTGGACCTGATGGACTCCGTCGACCGGGCCACCCGCGGCGCCGGCCACGGCCCCGACCACGAGCTGCTGCTGGGCGAGCAGCGGCTGCTGGTCTCCGACACCACCACCGGCTCCGGCTACGTCTACGTCGAACCGGGCGGGTCGGTGGGCCTGCTGGCCGCCACCAACCGCCGCACCGCCGCGCGCCTGCTGTGGGCCGCGCTGGCCGAGAGCGACGGCCCGGTGCGGCTGGGCCACCTCACCGCCGCGAACACCTGGGCCCTCGACGTCGGCCTGGCCGCGCGCCTCGAGCTCGGCCAGGGCGGCTACCTGGCGCTGCGCGGGATGCGCCCGCCCACGCCGTACGTCCATCACGGCACGCTGCTCTGA
- the nadA gene encoding quinolinate synthase NadA has protein sequence MTTVDLPLLPLGRGTDLAAERGVECPGDLPSPSDPDLVARARAAKEALGDRVFVLGHHYQRDEVIAFADVTGDSFKLARDAAARPDAEYIVFCGVHFMAESADILTTSAQQVILPDLAAGCSMADMARLAQVEDAWDALADAGVADQVVPVTYMNSSADIKAFCGRNGGVVCTSSNAEVALDWAFAQKEDAKILFLPDQHLGRNTAVLELGLSLEDCVVWNPFKPNGGLTQEELRNARMILWKGHCSVHGRFSPEVVDELRATIPDVKILVHPECQHEVVTRADLVGSTEFIIRTIEAAPAGSTWAIGTELNLVKRLAQAHPDKSISFLDKTVCYCSTMNRIDLPHLVWALESLVEGTVVNQITVDPETERWALVALERMLALPGRTAPQA, from the coding sequence ATGACGACCGTCGACCTCCCGCTGCTCCCCCTCGGCCGCGGCACCGACCTGGCTGCCGAGCGCGGGGTCGAGTGCCCCGGCGACCTGCCGTCGCCGTCCGACCCCGACCTCGTGGCCCGCGCCCGGGCGGCGAAGGAGGCGCTCGGCGACCGGGTCTTCGTGCTCGGCCACCACTACCAGCGCGACGAGGTCATCGCGTTCGCCGACGTCACCGGCGACTCCTTCAAGCTCGCCCGCGACGCGGCGGCGCGTCCGGACGCGGAGTACATCGTCTTCTGCGGTGTGCACTTCATGGCGGAGTCCGCCGACATCCTGACCACGTCCGCGCAGCAGGTGATCCTCCCCGACCTCGCCGCCGGCTGCTCGATGGCCGACATGGCCCGCCTCGCCCAGGTCGAGGACGCCTGGGACGCGCTGGCCGACGCCGGTGTGGCCGACCAGGTCGTGCCGGTGACCTACATGAACTCCAGCGCCGACATCAAGGCGTTCTGCGGTCGCAACGGCGGCGTCGTGTGCACCTCCAGCAACGCCGAGGTCGCCCTCGACTGGGCCTTCGCCCAGAAGGAGGACGCTAAGATCCTGTTCCTCCCCGACCAGCACCTCGGGCGCAACACCGCGGTGCTCGAGCTCGGCCTGTCCCTCGAGGACTGCGTCGTGTGGAACCCGTTCAAGCCGAACGGCGGGCTGACCCAGGAGGAGCTGCGCAACGCGCGGATGATCCTGTGGAAGGGCCACTGCTCGGTGCACGGCCGCTTCTCCCCCGAGGTCGTCGACGAACTGCGCGCGACGATCCCCGACGTCAAGATCCTCGTGCACCCCGAGTGCCAGCACGAGGTCGTCACCCGCGCCGACCTGGTGGGCTCCACCGAGTTCATCATCCGCACCATCGAGGCCGCGCCCGCCGGCTCGACGTGGGCCATCGGCACCGAGCTCAACCTGGTCAAGCGGCTCGCGCAGGCTCACCCCGACAAGTCCATCTCGTTCCTGGACAAGACGGTCTGCTACTGCTCGACGATGAACCGCATCGACCTGCCCCACCTCGTGTGGGCGCTGGAGTCGCTGGTCGAGGGCACGGTCGTCAACCAGATCACCGTCGACCCCGAGACCGAGCGCTGGGCGCTGGTCGCCCTGGAGCGGATGCTCGCGCTGCCCGGCCGCACCGCGCCGCAGGCCTGA
- a CDS encoding cysteine desulfurase family protein, producing the protein MTNDAGTPQSPPQSPPRYFDAASSEPLHPAAREVLLAALEQGYADPRRLHPPARGARLMLDNAREVVAGCLGVRPDEVSFTGSGTEAVHRGLLGLLRGRRRVGERLVHSAVEHSAVLHAAAWAGGDHVAVPVDSDGRVRVDDFAAACAAPGVAVAALQSANHEVGTCQPVAEVAARIGEVPLLVDACASAGRVPLPGGWSAAAASAHKWGGPAGVGLLLVRKGARWRNPFPGDDRVDERTAGFENVPAALAAAAALRAVLTESEELGARQRALVDRVRRGVLAMPDVEVVGHPDDRLPHVVTFSCLYVDGEALVDGLARHGFAVASGSACTSSSLEPSHVLAAMGALTHGNVRLSLTRDAAEADVERFLAVLPGVVADLRRQAGL; encoded by the coding sequence GTGACAAACGACGCTGGGACTCCCCAGTCCCCGCCACAGTCCCCGCCTCGGTACTTCGACGCCGCGTCCTCCGAGCCGCTTCACCCGGCCGCCCGCGAGGTGCTCCTCGCTGCGCTCGAGCAGGGGTACGCCGACCCCCGGCGCCTGCACCCGCCCGCCCGCGGGGCGCGCCTGATGCTCGACAACGCCCGCGAGGTCGTGGCCGGCTGCCTGGGCGTGCGCCCCGACGAGGTGTCCTTCACCGGGTCCGGGACCGAGGCCGTGCACCGCGGCCTGCTCGGCCTGCTGCGCGGTCGCCGACGGGTGGGCGAGCGCCTGGTCCACAGCGCCGTGGAGCACTCCGCGGTGCTCCACGCGGCCGCCTGGGCCGGCGGGGACCACGTGGCGGTCCCGGTGGACAGCGACGGCCGGGTCCGGGTGGACGACTTCGCCGCGGCCTGCGCGGCGCCGGGGGTCGCCGTGGCCGCGTTGCAGTCCGCGAACCACGAGGTCGGCACCTGCCAGCCGGTCGCCGAGGTCGCGGCCCGGATCGGCGAGGTGCCGCTGCTGGTCGACGCGTGCGCGTCGGCCGGACGCGTGCCGCTGCCGGGGGGCTGGTCGGCGGCGGCCGCCTCCGCGCACAAGTGGGGCGGCCCGGCCGGGGTGGGCCTGCTGCTGGTGCGCAAGGGCGCGCGCTGGCGCAACCCGTTCCCCGGCGACGACCGGGTCGACGAGCGCACCGCCGGCTTCGAGAACGTCCCGGCCGCCCTGGCCGCCGCCGCCGCGCTGCGTGCGGTGCTGACCGAGAGCGAGGAGCTGGGCGCTCGACAGCGCGCCCTGGTGGACCGGGTGCGCCGCGGCGTACTGGCCATGCCCGACGTCGAGGTGGTGGGCCATCCCGACGACCGGCTCCCCCACGTGGTGACCTTCAGCTGCCTCTACGTCGACGGCGAGGCGCTGGTCGACGGGCTGGCGCGGCACGGCTTCGCCGTCGCGAGCGGCTCGGCGTGCACCTCCTCGAGCCTGGAGCCCAGCCACGTGCTCGCCGCGATGGGGGCGCTCACCCACGGCAACGTGCGGCTCTCACTGACCCGCGACGCCGCCGAGGCCGACGTGGAGCGGTTCCTCGCGGTGCTGCCCGGGGTGGTGGCCGACCTGCGCCGCCAGGCGGGGCTGTGA
- a CDS encoding sulfurtransferase TusA family protein: MSGAPEAGLGEVDLELDCRGQLCPLPVIALGRRVGEVAVGGRVAVVADDVAARHDVPAWCRMRGQEYVGEDVAADGVPRYVVRRLS, from the coding sequence GTGAGCGGCGCGCCCGAGGCGGGCCTCGGCGAGGTCGACCTCGAGCTCGACTGCCGCGGCCAGCTGTGCCCGCTGCCGGTGATCGCGCTGGGCCGCCGGGTCGGTGAGGTCGCCGTCGGTGGACGGGTGGCCGTCGTCGCCGACGACGTCGCCGCGCGCCACGACGTACCGGCGTGGTGCCGGATGCGCGGACAGGAGTACGTCGGGGAGGACGTCGCCGCGGACGGCGTGCCGCGCTACGTCGTACGCCGGCTCAGCTGA
- the erpA gene encoding iron-sulfur cluster insertion protein ErpA, producing MTEQVDTTTERRTDQINLSPVAAAKVKSLLAQEGREDLQLRISVQPGGCSGLRYQLFFDERTLDGDVVTDFDGVAVVVDRMSVPYLNGAMIDFVDSIEKQGFTIDNPNATGSCACGDSFH from the coding sequence ATGACCGAGCAGGTGGACACGACCACTGAGCGTCGTACCGACCAGATCAACCTGAGCCCGGTGGCGGCGGCCAAGGTGAAGAGCCTCCTGGCCCAGGAGGGTCGCGAGGACCTCCAGCTGCGGATCTCCGTGCAGCCCGGTGGCTGCTCGGGCCTGCGCTACCAGCTCTTCTTCGACGAGCGCACGCTCGACGGTGACGTCGTCACCGACTTCGACGGCGTGGCCGTCGTCGTCGACCGGATGAGCGTTCCCTACCTCAACGGCGCGATGATCGACTTCGTCGACAGCATCGAGAAGCAGGGCTTCACCATCGACAACCCCAACGCGACCGGTTCCTGCGCCTGCGGCGACTCCTTCCACTGA